A DNA window from Melanotaenia boesemani isolate fMelBoe1 chromosome 6, fMelBoe1.pri, whole genome shotgun sequence contains the following coding sequences:
- the sh3bp5b gene encoding SH3 domain-binding protein 5b has translation MDHLEKEHRSDDEAEYEDEEVDPRIQGELEKLNQSTDDINRCETELEDGRQKFRSVLVEATVKLDELVKKIGKPVEESKPYWEARRLARQAQLEAQKATQDFQRATEVLRAAKETISLAEQRLLEEDNRQFDSAWQEMLNHATQRVMEAENTKTKSELLHKETAAKYTAAIGRMKQLEKKLKRTINKSKPYFEMKAKYYLQLENLKKNVDERQAKLSQAKASYKTALRNLEMISDEIHERRRNSAMGPRGSGVGAEGDSVSGDDISSFKMESDGISMASVCFDDEPCGGGSIMSEEDSETHSTSSLGSSPSSPQELLSPCPFASSSSSSSSGMFSSDSPSPTPSSSSSASSPAFLSRPCSLDLPSTVSLSDFGLISPVLGPRSECSGASSPECDLERGDRAEGAEADLDNAPTGNNNNNSASSNKKSFSLEARFSFLNLRRPRVGSTKNTDSSSQKMELGQTVVLVKGV, from the exons ATGGATCATTTAGAAAAGGAGCACAGATCCGACGACGAGGCTGAATATGAAGACGAAGAGGTGGACCCGAGAATACAG GGAGAGCTGGAGAAACTCAACCAGTCCACTGACGACATCAACAGATGTGAGACAGAGCTTGAG GATGGGAGGCAGAAGTTCCGCTCGGTTCTGGTGGAGGCAACTGTAAAACTGGATGAACTGGTCAAGAAAATTGGCAAACCTGTGGAGGAGTCCAAGCCGTACTGGGAGGCTCGCAGATTGGCCAGGCAG GCCCAGCTGGAGGCCCAGAAGGCCACCCAGGATTTCCAGAGAGCCACTGAAGTTCTGCGAGCTGCGAAAGAGACGATCTCCCTCGCTGAGCAGAGGCTCCTGGAGGAAGACAACAGGCAGTTTGACTCCGCCTGGCAGGAGATGCTGAACCATGCCACGCAGCGG GTGATGGAGGCAGAAAACACCAAAACGAAAAGTGAACTTTTACACAAAGAGACGGCAGCTAAATATACAGCCGCCATCGGCCgaatgaagcagctggagaagAAACTGAAACGTACCATCAATAAGTCCAA GCCTTATTTTGAGATGAAGGCTAAGTACTACCTGCAGCTGGAG AACCTAAAGAAGAACGTGGACGAGCGGCAGGCCAAGCTGTCTCAGGCCAAAGCCAGTTACAAGACGGCCCTCAGGAACCTGGAGATGATTTCTGATGAGATCCATGAGCGCCGCCGGAACTCTGCAATGGGTCCGAGGGGGTCTGGAGTCGGTGCCGAAGGGGACAGTGTTTCCGGGGATGACATCTCCAGCTTTAAGATGGAGTCAGATGGCATATCCA TGGCATCAGTATGTTTTGACGATGAGCCATGCGGCGGAGGCAGCATCATGTCTGAAGAAGACTCTGAGACTCACTCTACCAGTAGCCTCGGTTCATCTCCCAGTAGCCCTCAGGAGCTCCTGTCACCATGCCCCTTCgccagctcctcttcatcatcctcctctgGCATGTTCTCCTCTGACTCTCCATCACCCAcaccctcctcttcttcctccgcGTCCTCCCCAGCTTTTCTGTCCAGGCCCTGCAGTTTGGACCTTCCCAGCACTGTGTCACTGTCGGACTTCGGCCTCATTTCGCCAGTGCTCGGGCCTCGCAGCGAGTGCAGCGGGGCATCGTCGCCCGAATGCGACCTGGAGAGAG GTGACCGAGCTGAAGGCGCAGAGGCGGACCTGGACAACGCTCCAActggaaacaacaacaacaactccgCTTCCAGCAACAAGAAGAGCTTCAGCCTAGAAGCACGCTTCAGCTTCCTGAACCTGCGGCGCCCACGAGTCGGCAGCACCAAAAACACAGACAGCTCGTCCCAGAAGATGGAGTTGGGGCAGACCGTGGTCCTGGTCAAAGGAGTCTGA